A window of Pseudomonas alcaliphila JAB1 genomic DNA:
TCCAGCGCTGATTAACGAACAGTTCGATGGGGCGGTACTGGGTCTTGTAGTTCATCTTCCGACAATTCTTGATCCAGTAGCCGAGGTAGACGGCCTCCAATCCCAGGCGCTCGGCCTCGCCGATTTGCCAGAGGATGGCGAATCGCCCCAGGCTGCGGCGTTCTTCGGTGGGGTCATAGAAGGTATAAACCGCCGACAGACCGTTTGGCAGAACGTCAGTGACTGCGATGGCGACCAGCCTGCCCTGCAGACGAAACTCGTAGAAGCGTGAGAACGGCAGGTCGCGAATCAGAAAGGTCGAGAACTGGTCGCGGCTCGGTGGATACATGTCACCATCAGCGTGGCGCTGCTCGATATAGCCCACGTAGAGATCGTAATATTCTTCAGTGAATGCCGGGCGCACGCAGCGAACGACGATGTCTTCATTGCGTTTGAGGATGCGCCGCTGCTGGCGGTTAGGTGTGAAGCGCGCAGCAGGAATGCGTGCAGGAATGCAGGCGGTGCACTGCTGGCAATGCGGTCGGTAGAGGTGGTCGCCGCTGCGGCGAAAGCCCATTTCCGAAAGTTCTGCATAAACCAGCACATCCATGGGCTGGCTGGGGTCGAGAAACAGGGTGGTGGCCTGTTCTTCCGGCAGATAGCTGCATGGATGGGGTTGAGTGGCATAGAACTTCAGGCGGGCCAGCTCGGTCATGGCGGTGTCTCGGGGAAGCCTGATAAGAGTGTATGCCAGGCTGCGAATATCGACTAGGCGAGCCAATCTGCTCCGGTGGGCAGATCGAGGTGATGCTTAAGGTATTCGGCGAAGCTGGCGCGCGGTATGGCCCTGGCGCCGAAGCTGTGCAGGTGCTGTGTGGGCATCTGGCAGTCGATGAGGACGAAGCCCCAGTCTCGCAGCTTGCCGACCAAGGTGGCGAAACCGACCTTGGATGCATTGTCGGCGCGACTGAACATGGACTCACCGAAAAACAGCTGGCCGATGGCCAGGCCGTAAAGCCCTCCGACCAGTTCGTTCCCGCTCCAGACCTCCACGGAGTGGGCGGTGCCGCGCTGATGCAGCTGCAGGTAAGCCTCCTGCATGCCGCGGGTAATCCAGGTCCCATCGGCGTAGGCGCGTGGCTCGGCGCAGGCCTGTATGACGGCGGCGAAGTTCTGGTCGAAGGTGACGCGATAATGCTGCTGGCGCAGCAGTTTGGCCAGGCTGCGGGAAACATGCAGCTCATCAGGGAACAGAACGGTGCGCGGATCGGGCGACCACCAGAGAATCGGCTGGCCATCCTGAAACCAGGGAAAGCAGCCATGTCGATAGGCGCTGATCAGGCGGTCGGCGCTCAGATCGCCGCCAGCGGCCAGCAGGCCATTAGGCTCGCGCATGGCTTTAGCCAGTGGCGGGAACTGCAGTGAGTCACGTTGCAGCCAGGTGAGCATGTGCGCTTGTCCAGCGGAGGAGGGGAGGGCGAGCGGAGGTGCTCGCCCTTGTCCATCAGTTGCCGTCGAGAAACTTCTCGACATCCAGCGCGGCCATGCAGCCGGCGCCAGCGGAGGTAATGGCCTGACGGTAGATGTGATCGGCCACGTCGCCGGCGGCGAACACACCTTCGATGCTGGTAGCGGTGGCATTGCCTTCGCTGCCGCCTTTGATCTTCAGGTAGCCGTCATGCATGTCCAGCTGGCCGACGAACAGCTCGGTGTTGGGCTTGTGGCCGATGGCGATGAACACGCCGGCCAGAGCCAGCTCCTTGGTACTGCCGTCGAGGGTGCTTTTCAGGCGCATGCCAGTCACGCCGGTCTGGTCGCCCAGTACTTCGTCCAGGGTGTGGTTCCAGTGCAGGCGCATGTTGCCGTTCTCGACCTTGTCGAACAGCTTGTCCTGCAGGATCTTCTCCGAGCGCAGTTTGTCGCGACGGTGCACCAGGTGCACTTCCTTGGCGATGTTCGACAGGTACAGTGCCTCTTCCACAGCGGTGTTGCCGCCGCCGATCACAGCCACCACCTGGTTGCGATAGAAGAAGCCGTCGCAGGTGGCGCAGGCGGAGACGCCCTTGCCGGAGAAGGCCTCTTCCGATGGCAGGCCGAGGTACTGGGCGCTGGCGCCGGTGGCGATGATCAGTGCATCGCAGCTGTAGGTGCCGCTGTCGCCCTTGAGCACGAAGGGGCGGCTCTGCAACTCGGCGGTATGGATGTGGTCGTAGATGATCTCGGTGTCGAAGCGCTCGGCGTGCTTCTGCATGCGCTCCATCAGTGCCGGGCCGGTGAGGCCTTCGACGTCACCTGGCCAGTTGTCCACTTCGGTGGTGGTGGTGAGCTGACCGCCAGGCTGGATGCCGGTGATGACCACGGGCTTGAGGTTGGCGCGCGCGGCATACACGGCGGCGCTGTAACCGGCAGGGCCGGAACCCAGGATGATCAGGCGGGAATGCTTGACTTCGCTCATAAAAAAACCCCATAAGCCTTTGTCACAAAAGAGAATGCGTGCTCCAATTGAGCCGCATGGAAGCTGCTGGCGGCTATGCTACACCGAAGCGGGGTGGGTGCGGGAGCTTGGCAATTGGCCTGGGCGTCAGGCTGGCCCTACAATAGGCCGCTTCGCGGTTAACCATCAGATGGACGCGCCAAGGGCGCAGGAAATGGCTGTTTTGAAGAATTCCACCACCCAGATTACCGACTGGCGTCAGAAGCTTCAGTATCGACTGAAGGAAGGCGCGTTGATCGCCCTGGGCGCTATGTGCCTGTACCTGCTGATGGCACTGTTGACCTATAACGTTGCCGACCCGGCGTGGGACAACAGCGTGCAGGTCGAACGCATCATGAATGCCGGTGGCAGCATCGGCGCCTGGCTCTCCAGCGCACTGTTCGGCGCGCTGGGTTACTTCGCCTACATCTTCCCGCTCCTGCTGGCCGCCAAGACCTGGCAGGTGTTTCGCACCCGCAATCAACCCTGGCACTGGAACGGTTGGCTGTTTTCCTGGCACAGCATCGGCCTGGTCTTCCTGATTCTTTCCGGTGCTGCGCTGGGCGATATTCATTTTGCAGCGGCTGCCGGCATGCAGGGCTCCGGTGGCGGCATGCTCGGTGCCAGCCTGGGTGATCTGGCCGTGCATGCGTTGAACGTGCAGGGCAGCACCCTGGTATTCCTGGCGCTGTTCCTGTTTGGTTTGACCGTGTTCACCGATCTGTCCTGGTTCCGCGTGATGGACCTGACTGGCAAGATCACCCTCGACCTGATCGAGCTGATTCACGGCGCCATTACCGGCTGGTGGAATGCCCGTAGCGAGCGCAAGCAGATGAAGATTCAGCTGCGCGAGCTCGACGAGCGGGTCACCGAAGTGGCTGCGCCAGTGGTTTCGGATCGCCGTGAGCAAGCCAAGGTCAAGGAGCGTCTGCTCGAACGCGAAGAGTCGCTGAGCAAGCACATGAGCGAGCGCGAGAAGCGCCCCGCGCCGGTAATTGCGCCGCCGCCCGTGGCCAAGGCGCCAGAACCGAGCAAGCGTGTGCAGAAGGAAAAGCAGGCGCCGCTGTTCGTCGACAGCGCAGTGGAAGGCACCTTGCCGCCGATTTCCCTGCTCGACCCGGCGGAAGCCAAGAAGGTCGAGTACTCGCCGGAATCGCTCAAGGGCGTTGGCCACCTGCTGGAAATCAAACTCAAGGAATTCGGCGTCGAGGTCGCGGTGGATTCGATCCATCCTGGCCCGGTGATCACCCGCTACGAAATCCAGCCGGCCGCAGGGGTCAAGGTCAGTCGCATCGCCAACCTGGCCAAGGACCTGGCGCGTTCGCTGGCCGTGACCAGCGTGCGGGTCGTGGAAGTCATTCCCGGCAAGACCACCGTCGGTATCGA
This region includes:
- the ftsK gene encoding DNA translocase FtsK, with the translated sequence MDAPRAQEMAVLKNSTTQITDWRQKLQYRLKEGALIALGAMCLYLLMALLTYNVADPAWDNSVQVERIMNAGGSIGAWLSSALFGALGYFAYIFPLLLAAKTWQVFRTRNQPWHWNGWLFSWHSIGLVFLILSGAALGDIHFAAAAGMQGSGGGMLGASLGDLAVHALNVQGSTLVFLALFLFGLTVFTDLSWFRVMDLTGKITLDLIELIHGAITGWWNARSERKQMKIQLRELDERVTEVAAPVVSDRREQAKVKERLLEREESLSKHMSEREKRPAPVIAPPPVAKAPEPSKRVQKEKQAPLFVDSAVEGTLPPISLLDPAEAKKVEYSPESLKGVGHLLEIKLKEFGVEVAVDSIHPGPVITRYEIQPAAGVKVSRIANLAKDLARSLAVTSVRVVEVIPGKTTVGIEIPNENRQIVRFSEVLSTPEYDDAKSPVTLALGHDIGGKPVITDLAKMPHLLVAGTTGSGKSVGVNAMILSILFKSSPEDAKLIMIDPKMLELSIYEGIPHLLCPVVTDMKEAANALRWSVAEMERRYKLMSKMGVRNLAGFNRKVKDAIEAGEPLSDPLFRRESMEDEAPLLKPLPTIVVVVDEFADMMMIVGKKVEELIARIAQKARAAGIHLILATQRPSVDVITGLIKANIPTRMAFQVSSKIDSRTIIDQGGAEQLLGHGDMLYMPPGTSLPIRVHGAFVSDDEVHRVVEAWKLRGAPDYNEDILAGAEEGGGSFEGGGGEGGEGSEEDPLYDEAVNFVLESRRASISAVQRKLKIGYNRAARMIEAMEMAGVVSSMNTNGSREVLAPGSSRD
- a CDS encoding arginyltransferase, which encodes MTELARLKFYATQPHPCSYLPEEQATTLFLDPSQPMDVLVYAELSEMGFRRSGDHLYRPHCQQCTACIPARIPAARFTPNRQQRRILKRNEDIVVRCVRPAFTEEYYDLYVGYIEQRHADGDMYPPSRDQFSTFLIRDLPFSRFYEFRLQGRLVAIAVTDVLPNGLSAVYTFYDPTEERRSLGRFAILWQIGEAERLGLEAVYLGYWIKNCRKMNYKTQYRPIELFVNQRWTLLT
- the trxB gene encoding thioredoxin-disulfide reductase; translated protein: MSEVKHSRLIILGSGPAGYSAAVYAARANLKPVVITGIQPGGQLTTTTEVDNWPGDVEGLTGPALMERMQKHAERFDTEIIYDHIHTAELQSRPFVLKGDSGTYSCDALIIATGASAQYLGLPSEEAFSGKGVSACATCDGFFYRNQVVAVIGGGNTAVEEALYLSNIAKEVHLVHRRDKLRSEKILQDKLFDKVENGNMRLHWNHTLDEVLGDQTGVTGMRLKSTLDGSTKELALAGVFIAIGHKPNTELFVGQLDMHDGYLKIKGGSEGNATATSIEGVFAAGDVADHIYRQAITSAGAGCMAALDVEKFLDGN
- the aat gene encoding leucyl/phenylalanyl-tRNA--protein transferase, giving the protein MLTWLQRDSLQFPPLAKAMREPNGLLAAGGDLSADRLISAYRHGCFPWFQDGQPILWWSPDPRTVLFPDELHVSRSLAKLLRQQHYRVTFDQNFAAVIQACAEPRAYADGTWITRGMQEAYLQLHQRGTAHSVEVWSGNELVGGLYGLAIGQLFFGESMFSRADNASKVGFATLVGKLRDWGFVLIDCQMPTQHLHSFGARAIPRASFAEYLKHHLDLPTGADWLA